Proteins encoded within one genomic window of Spirulina major PCC 6313:
- a CDS encoding type ISP restriction/modification enzyme encodes MFDLYLKELIAAVKKGNATEHTHRPTLQRLLESLESGLTVTNEPKRIQCGAPDFVIIRKLQEIGYLEAKDVGIALKKVEKSDQMKRYLAALGNLILTDYVEFRWYVGGVFRSAASLGSFDKKGQFKVDPEGQQQVELLLKGFLEAQVSQARTPKELAQKMASLAQLIRDAIAIKLKDATEGVLFDQYESFQKVLISGLTRADFADMYAQTICYGLFAARCNTKTPQDFSRKTAAFELPKTNPFLRDIFDKIAGIDLDDSIAWAVDILANILKLTDMAAILQDFGKRTRREDPVVHFYETFLAEYDPKMRQSRGVYYTPEPVVSYIVRSVDYILKEKFGIKDGLASKQKVTILDPKDPQKMIESHQVLILDPAVGTGTFLHGVIDHIYESFKNKKGMWSSYVGQHLLPRLFGFELLMAPYTVAHMKLGLQLQELGYEFDSDERLKIYLTNTLQEAFQIPQASGFMTRIKDEAEAAKEVKQERPVMVVLGNPPYSYQSSNIDPWIVNLVRDYYQVDGKPLGERNPKGLQDDYVKFIRFAQHRIQETGYGVVAFITNHGYLDNPTFRGMRQNLMQTFDEIYILDLHGNSKKKEVSPDGSPDQNVFDIQQGVAIGFFIKYKDSKNNLATVYHHDLYGIREIKQNKILTGGKYYFLNEHNIQSTEWNQINPDLHFHLFQNQNSELSKEIENFWNIKDIFLVNTPGIVTARDHLTIQDNSEQVLNTILDFSELSIDEATVKYKLPEDSRDWKILLAQKDIKQSKLLKDKINPILYRPFDVKYTYYTGKTKGFHSMPRHQVMRHIVGNKNLALISVRQVAEGVFNHILVSNFIIDNRLTLSNKGYATFAPLYLYPSDEPTLFDPAPSSALGGRRPNLDEKFIQEFTEKLNLEFIPDGKGDQKKTQKTFAPEDIFNYIYAVFHSPTYRSRYAEFLKIDFPRVPLTSNKKLFWQLATLGDELVQIHLMNRQLDTITGFPIEGDNMIDKLRYTEPTQDQNGRVYINKTQYIDNVPPDIYNFQIGGYQVCNKWLKDRKKREFTDDDFEHYSQIVVILKRTKELMNDIDQVIEKHGGFPIQ; translated from the coding sequence GTGTTTGATCTTTATCTGAAAGAATTAATTGCAGCGGTCAAAAAGGGTAATGCAACAGAACATACTCACCGCCCCACTTTGCAACGGTTATTAGAGTCTTTAGAGTCTGGGTTAACGGTTACGAATGAGCCGAAGCGGATTCAGTGTGGTGCGCCAGACTTTGTCATTATTCGGAAGTTGCAGGAGATTGGTTATCTTGAAGCGAAGGATGTGGGGATTGCATTAAAAAAAGTAGAAAAGTCGGATCAAATGAAGCGGTATTTGGCGGCTTTGGGAAATTTGATCTTAACGGATTATGTAGAATTTCGGTGGTATGTGGGGGGCGTGTTTCGTTCGGCTGCGAGTTTAGGGAGTTTTGATAAAAAAGGTCAGTTTAAGGTAGATCCAGAGGGTCAACAACAGGTTGAACTTTTATTAAAAGGGTTTCTAGAAGCGCAAGTTTCACAGGCAAGAACGCCGAAAGAATTAGCACAAAAGATGGCAAGTTTAGCACAGTTAATTCGGGATGCGATCGCCATCAAGTTAAAGGATGCAACGGAAGGAGTTTTGTTTGATCAATATGAGTCATTCCAAAAGGTTTTAATTTCGGGTTTAACGCGGGCTGATTTTGCGGATATGTATGCCCAAACAATTTGTTATGGGTTATTTGCGGCACGGTGCAATACAAAAACGCCTCAAGATTTTTCACGAAAAACGGCAGCCTTTGAATTGCCGAAAACAAATCCTTTTTTACGGGATATTTTTGATAAGATTGCCGGGATTGATCTGGATGATAGTATTGCGTGGGCGGTGGATATTCTGGCGAATATTCTCAAGCTGACGGATATGGCGGCGATTTTACAGGATTTTGGGAAACGGACGCGCCGAGAAGATCCGGTGGTGCATTTTTATGAAACGTTTCTGGCAGAATATGATCCGAAAATGCGGCAATCACGGGGGGTTTACTATACGCCGGAGCCTGTGGTTTCGTATATTGTGCGGAGTGTGGATTATATTTTAAAGGAAAAGTTTGGGATTAAGGATGGTTTGGCGAGTAAGCAAAAGGTGACGATTCTTGACCCGAAAGATCCGCAAAAAATGATTGAATCACATCAGGTTTTAATTCTTGATCCGGCGGTGGGGACGGGGACATTTTTGCATGGGGTGATTGATCATATTTATGAGAGTTTTAAAAATAAAAAGGGGATGTGGTCAAGTTATGTGGGGCAGCATCTTTTACCGCGTTTGTTTGGGTTCGAGTTGTTGATGGCTCCCTATACGGTGGCTCACATGAAGTTGGGTTTACAGTTGCAGGAGTTGGGTTATGAGTTTGATTCGGATGAACGGTTAAAGATTTATCTGACGAATACGTTACAGGAGGCGTTTCAAATTCCTCAAGCGTCGGGTTTTATGACTCGGATTAAGGATGAGGCGGAGGCGGCGAAGGAGGTCAAACAGGAACGTCCGGTGATGGTTGTTTTGGGTAATCCACCTTATTCTTATCAGTCGTCTAATATTGATCCTTGGATTGTGAATTTAGTGCGGGATTATTATCAAGTGGATGGTAAACCGTTAGGCGAAAGAAATCCAAAGGGTTTACAGGATGATTATGTAAAGTTTATTCGGTTTGCTCAACATCGAATCCAAGAAACGGGTTATGGGGTTGTTGCATTTATTACGAATCATGGTTATTTGGATAACCCAACGTTTCGGGGTATGCGTCAAAATTTGATGCAGACTTTTGATGAAATTTATATTTTAGATTTACATGGAAATAGTAAGAAAAAAGAAGTCTCTCCTGATGGCTCACCTGATCAAAATGTCTTTGATATTCAGCAAGGTGTAGCGATTGGCTTTTTTATAAAATATAAAGATAGTAAAAATAATCTTGCAACTGTCTATCATCATGATTTATATGGCATACGAGAAATAAAGCAAAATAAAATATTAACAGGAGGAAAATATTATTTTCTAAATGAGCATAACATTCAATCAACAGAATGGAATCAAATAAATCCAGATTTACATTTTCATCTTTTTCAAAATCAAAATAGTGAATTATCAAAAGAAATAGAAAATTTTTGGAATATTAAAGACATCTTTTTGGTCAATACACCTGGTATCGTTACAGCAAGAGATCATTTGACAATTCAAGATAATTCTGAACAAGTGTTGAATACTATATTGGATTTTTCTGAACTTTCTATTGACGAAGCAACTGTCAAGTATAAATTACCGGAAGATAGTAGGGATTGGAAAATTCTTCTTGCACAAAAAGACATTAAACAATCAAAATTATTAAAAGACAAAATAAATCCTATTTTGTATCGTCCATTTGATGTCAAATATACGTATTACACGGGAAAAACAAAAGGTTTTCACAGTATGCCACGACATCAGGTAATGAGACATATTGTTGGGAATAAGAATTTAGCTCTGATCTCGGTTCGGCAGGTAGCAGAAGGAGTATTTAATCATATTTTAGTTAGTAATTTTATAATCGATAATCGATTGACTTTAAGCAATAAAGGATATGCTACTTTCGCCCCTTTGTATCTTTATCCATCTGATGAACCGACACTTTTTGATCCTGCTCCAAGTTCAGCTTTAGGTGGTCGCCGTCCGAATTTAGACGAAAAATTCATCCAAGAATTTACAGAAAAACTAAACTTAGAATTTATTCCCGACGGTAAAGGCGACCAAAAGAAAACCCAGAAAACCTTTGCACCCGAAGATATTTTTAACTACATTTACGCCGTCTTCCATTCCCCCACCTATCGCAGCCGTTACGCCGAATTCCTCAAAATCGACTTTCCCCGCGTTCCCCTCACCAGCAATAAAAAACTCTTCTGGCAACTCGCAACCCTAGGCGACGAACTCGTACAAATTCACCTCATGAATCGCCAACTCGACACCATCACAGGCTTCCCGATCGAAGGCGATAATATGATCGACAAACTCCGCTACACCGAACCCACCCAAGACCAAAACGGCAGAGTCTACATCAATAAAACCCAATACATCGACAACGTTCCCCCAGACATTTATAACTTCCAAATTGGCGGCTATCAAGTCTGCAATAAATGGCTAAAAGACCGCAAAAAACGAGAATTTACCGATGATGACTTTGAACACTATAGCCAAATCGTCGTGATTTTGAAGCGAACAAAAGAACTCATGAACGATATCGATCAGGTTATCGAAAAACATGGCGGCTTTCCCATCCAATAA
- the recN gene encoding DNA repair protein RecN: MLRSLRIENFALVDQLELELGPGLTVLTGETGAGKSIILDAIDAVLGGKVTSRLLRTGCDRGCVEGTFALSDDLSLWLQEQEIDLIDDDSVVCSREFSATQGSLRSRSRINGVLVNRKLVSQLRDRFVEMTAQGQTAQLLIASHQRELLDSYGGAAVINTRSQVAEAFTASRQAQRALDAHRQSEKDRLQRLDWLRYQHQELTDAELDDPDELTHLEQERDRLSHVVELQQMGYQAYQDLYQNEHGGEAIADRLGQVQAQVENMTHYDSQLAGVLEMVQSALNQVIDAGQLLNRYSDSLESDPERLAEVERRLTTLRQICRKYGPDLPDVIAHADAIASELHDLTDGDQSLDQLAQAQQECYQILMTACEHLHNQRDRAAHRLTKQLVRELKPLAMDKVQFDCRLLPIEPTAHGADQVAFYFSPNPGEPLHPLAETASGGEMSRFLLALKACFSGDQTQAGKTLIFDEIDAGVSGKVAQAIAAKLHHLSQSHQILCVTHQPLIAALADAHFRVDKQVDKSQKSAPRTLVRVTRLDHHDSRKAELAQLTGGHSAQDAIAFAESLLSQAHAKRT, encoded by the coding sequence ATGTTGCGATCGCTGCGTATTGAAAATTTTGCCTTGGTGGATCAGTTGGAACTCGAACTGGGGCCGGGGTTAACGGTGCTGACGGGGGAGACAGGGGCCGGGAAGTCGATTATTCTCGATGCCATTGATGCGGTGTTGGGGGGGAAGGTGACGAGTCGGCTGCTGCGGACGGGGTGCGATCGCGGCTGTGTGGAGGGGACATTTGCCCTGTCAGACGACCTGAGCCTCTGGTTACAAGAGCAGGAAATTGATCTGATTGATGATGATAGTGTGGTGTGTAGTCGGGAATTTTCCGCCACCCAGGGCAGTTTACGATCGCGATCTCGGATTAATGGCGTGTTAGTGAATCGAAAATTGGTGAGCCAATTGCGCGATCGCTTCGTAGAAATGACCGCCCAAGGTCAAACCGCCCAACTCCTGATCGCCAGTCATCAGCGGGAACTCCTCGACAGCTACGGCGGCGCAGCGGTAATCAACACCCGGAGCCAAGTGGCCGAAGCCTTCACCGCCTCTCGCCAAGCCCAACGCGCCCTTGATGCCCACCGCCAATCGGAAAAAGACCGCCTCCAACGCCTCGATTGGCTCCGCTACCAACACCAAGAACTCACCGACGCGGAACTCGATGACCCCGACGAATTGACCCACCTCGAACAGGAGCGCGATCGCCTCTCCCATGTGGTGGAGTTGCAGCAGATGGGCTATCAGGCCTATCAAGACCTCTACCAAAATGAGCACGGCGGTGAAGCGATCGCCGATCGCCTCGGTCAGGTACAGGCCCAAGTGGAAAACATGACCCACTACGACAGCCAACTAGCGGGGGTCTTGGAAATGGTGCAAAGTGCCTTAAACCAAGTGATCGACGCGGGGCAACTGCTCAACCGCTACAGCGACAGCCTCGAATCCGACCCGGAACGCCTCGCCGAAGTCGAACGCCGCCTCACCACCCTGCGGCAGATTTGTCGTAAATATGGCCCCGATCTTCCCGATGTGATCGCCCATGCCGATGCGATCGCATCAGAACTTCATGACTTAACCGACGGCGATCAATCCCTCGATCAATTGGCACAGGCCCAGCAGGAATGTTATCAAATCTTAATGACTGCCTGCGAGCATCTCCACAACCAGCGCGATCGCGCCGCCCACCGCCTCACCAAACAACTCGTCCGCGAACTCAAACCCCTCGCCATGGACAAAGTGCAGTTTGACTGTCGCCTCCTCCCGATTGAACCCACCGCCCACGGCGCGGATCAGGTGGCGTTCTACTTCAGCCCCAACCCCGGCGAACCGCTGCACCCCTTGGCCGAAACGGCATCGGGGGGGGAAATGAGTCGGTTTCTCCTCGCCCTCAAAGCCTGTTTCTCTGGGGATCAGACCCAGGCCGGGAAAACCCTGATTTTTGATGAAATTGATGCGGGGGTGTCCGGGAAAGTGGCCCAGGCGATCGCCGCCAAACTCCACCACCTCAGCCAGAGCCATCAAATCCTCTGTGTTACCCATCAGCCCTTGATCGCCGCCCTGGCCGATGCCCATTTTCGCGTTGATAAACAGGTGGACAAATCCCAAAAATCCGCCCCCCGTACCCTCGTGCGCGTCACCCGCCTCGACCACCACGACAGCCGCAAAGCCGAACTCGCCCAACTCACGGGCGGTCACTCGGCCCAAGATGCGATCGCCTTTGCCGAATCCCTCCTCAGCCAAGCCCATGCAAAACGCACCTAA
- a CDS encoding GAF domain-containing protein → MTAASQPPTKLEYTGQTVDVFPEQDVDVVQSGGGESNGSSSALVTPTGTFSNFLAPLNKDSFQQVVVEVEDKLKVVNQTLGLLDNIIDSQGFDAVLDEMLRSITLKTGELLGADRTTIYLLDDDQDELWSIVAKGSDGKPIEIRIPVGRGIAGEVAQFRHVINIPFDFYDDPRSEAAKEFDKRNHYRTYSMLALPLLNEDEELVAVVQLINKLEPGFDPDAPLDDRISHTGFTQNDLDVFENFAPSIRLILESSRSFYKATQRQRAANALIEATNSLSKGNLDLDTTLRTVMDAAKKLMNADRSTLWLIDDEKNDLWTKIALPDGKTLELRVPLGVGFAGRVGATGEVLNIGFDLYNHPDAENSKKTDATTKYRTCSLLCMPVYNSDKQLIGVTQLVNKLKQGDHPPYNPENWPEPPECWKASFNRSDQEFMRAFNIQAGVALQNAKLFARVKQQEQMQRDILRSLTNGVISTDKNGMVLAANERAKALLGFSEDNPIEGKMMSELLEIKGKEVTDKADVAKKGEFSESFERALAPNDLKDRQQYYPDQTIIAAGGNEHSVNLSINTIADAADESQVSGALVVMDDISDEKRLKSTMYRYMNQELAEQLLDGGEIQMGGDRKEVSVLFSDIRSYTSLTERLTAEEVVSMLNEYFESMVEAVFDHKGILDKYIGDAMMAVFGTPNKLEDHALMASKSALDMRRRLKVYNNERAEAGKDIIKIGIGINSDTVISGNIGSSKRMEFTAIGDGVNLSSRLEAASKQYGCDIVISENTYRQCHEHLIVRELDCIRVKGKTQPVSVFELVEEVGQPLPSHHEQVIELYSRGRDLYKSQNFSLALPYFATVLEVFPNDKASYLHMGRCQHFIKNPPVKDWDGVWTMTTK, encoded by the coding sequence ATGACTGCTGCATCTCAACCGCCCACAAAACTTGAGTATACCGGGCAAACCGTTGACGTTTTTCCTGAACAGGATGTCGATGTAGTGCAGAGCGGCGGGGGAGAAAGTAACGGCTCTAGCAGTGCGTTAGTCACACCCACGGGAACCTTCTCTAACTTCCTGGCTCCGCTGAACAAAGACAGTTTTCAGCAGGTCGTGGTGGAGGTGGAAGACAAGCTGAAAGTGGTGAATCAAACCCTGGGCTTGCTCGATAACATCATCGACAGCCAGGGGTTTGACGCGGTTCTCGATGAAATGTTGCGATCGATCACCCTCAAAACCGGGGAACTCCTCGGCGCAGATCGTACCACCATCTATCTCCTCGACGACGACCAAGACGAACTGTGGTCGATTGTCGCGAAGGGCAGTGATGGCAAACCCATCGAGATTCGGATTCCCGTGGGGCGCGGCATCGCCGGGGAAGTGGCTCAGTTCAGGCATGTCATCAATATTCCCTTTGATTTCTACGATGATCCACGCTCCGAAGCCGCGAAAGAATTTGATAAGCGCAATCACTATCGCACCTACTCCATGTTGGCCCTGCCGCTCCTGAATGAGGACGAGGAATTGGTGGCGGTGGTTCAACTGATCAATAAGCTAGAGCCGGGCTTTGATCCCGATGCGCCCCTAGACGATCGCATCTCCCACACCGGCTTCACCCAAAACGATCTTGATGTTTTCGAGAACTTCGCCCCCTCGATTCGGCTGATTCTGGAATCGTCGCGATCGTTCTATAAAGCCACCCAACGTCAACGCGCCGCCAACGCCCTGATCGAAGCAACCAATTCCCTCAGCAAAGGGAATTTAGACCTCGACACCACCCTCCGCACGGTGATGGACGCGGCGAAAAAACTGATGAACGCCGATCGCAGCACCCTCTGGCTGATCGACGATGAGAAAAATGATCTCTGGACTAAAATTGCCCTGCCCGATGGCAAAACCTTAGAATTGCGAGTTCCCCTAGGGGTCGGGTTTGCCGGTCGAGTGGGCGCAACGGGAGAAGTGCTCAATATTGGCTTTGACCTGTACAATCACCCCGACGCGGAAAACTCGAAGAAAACCGACGCAACGACCAAGTACCGCACCTGTAGCCTGCTTTGTATGCCGGTGTATAACTCCGATAAGCAGTTGATTGGTGTGACCCAACTGGTGAACAAACTCAAGCAGGGCGACCATCCCCCCTACAATCCAGAGAACTGGCCTGAACCGCCGGAATGCTGGAAAGCGAGCTTCAACCGCAGCGACCAAGAATTTATGCGGGCGTTCAACATCCAAGCTGGGGTTGCGCTCCAAAATGCGAAGCTCTTCGCCCGGGTGAAGCAACAGGAACAAATGCAGCGGGATATCCTGCGCAGCTTGACCAATGGCGTGATTTCCACAGATAAAAACGGCATGGTGTTGGCGGCCAATGAACGCGCTAAAGCCCTGCTCGGTTTTTCTGAGGACAATCCCATTGAAGGCAAGATGATGAGCGAATTGCTCGAAATCAAGGGAAAAGAGGTGACGGACAAGGCCGATGTGGCGAAGAAGGGTGAATTCTCGGAATCCTTTGAGCGTGCCCTTGCGCCCAATGACCTCAAAGATCGTCAACAGTATTATCCGGATCAGACCATTATTGCGGCGGGCGGTAATGAACATAGTGTGAACCTGTCGATCAATACGATCGCAGATGCCGCCGACGAGAGCCAAGTCTCTGGGGCGTTGGTGGTGATGGATGACATCAGCGATGAGAAGCGGCTCAAGAGCACGATGTATCGCTACATGAACCAAGAGTTGGCGGAGCAGTTGCTCGATGGTGGCGAGATTCAAATGGGGGGCGATCGCAAAGAAGTGTCCGTCCTCTTCTCCGATATCCGCAGCTACACCAGCCTCACGGAACGCCTCACCGCTGAAGAAGTGGTCAGCATGCTTAACGAATACTTTGAAAGCATGGTGGAAGCGGTGTTTGACCACAAAGGCATTTTGGATAAATACATCGGGGACGCGATGATGGCGGTGTTCGGAACGCCGAACAAGCTCGAAGATCACGCCCTCATGGCCTCCAAAAGTGCCTTGGATATGCGCCGCCGTTTGAAAGTGTATAACAATGAACGGGCTGAAGCCGGCAAAGATATCATCAAAATCGGGATTGGGATTAACTCCGATACGGTCATTAGCGGCAACATTGGTTCGAGTAAGCGGATGGAATTCACCGCGATCGGGGATGGGGTTAACCTCAGTTCCCGCTTAGAGGCGGCTAGTAAGCAATACGGCTGTGACATCGTGATCAGCGAAAACACCTATCGCCAATGTCACGAACACCTGATTGTGCGGGAACTCGACTGCATTCGGGTGAAAGGAAAAACCCAGCCGGTGAGCGTCTTTGAACTCGTCGAAGAAGTGGGGCAGCCCTTGCCCTCCCACCATGAGCAGGTGATCGAACTCTATAGCCGGGGTCGAGACCTGTATAAGTCCCAAAACTTCTCCCTGGCACTGCCCTACTTTGCCACGGTTCTCGAAGTGTTCCCCAATGATAAAGCGTCGTACCTCCATATGGGTCGCTGTCAGCACTTCATCAAAAACCCGCCCGTGAAGGATTGGGATGGGGTTTGGACGATGACAACCAAATAA
- a CDS encoding adenylate/guanylate cyclase domain-containing protein — protein MAELKLRIHIDGNPERVLSLSHGELIVGRLPECDLCLPFSEVSRHHSRIYQNRDGQWFVEDLGSTNGTVVNQVLLQGPHCIEHNDAIQIGNAFIMVYLVETHAARRTQVSSRTQHTILRSAEELQQQWLNVDYADETFSTQQRMIARLQYLVEISKGLSSAESIDAIFEKVQSIIFKELNDIQRLALLVDVEGDGTLRLVDAAARHQSNATETHSHSWISRSICKKVFSDKVAIKTVDAQADERFEGEQSILAKGIRGALAVPLWDKNQVVGVLYADANLRLMESGDAANDEEDLSFFSTVANLVAYSVQRWLLRRRLQGEERIRQQLERYHSPAVVQQLIARGKIDQGRVDPIETEISIIFADIVGFTAMAERMTPSQIAQMLDRFFEEMLQFVFAMGGTLDKFIGDCIMAFFGAPDPQEDHADRAVRAALGMLKRLDQLNASGAWAEPLELHVAINSGRAVVGDVGSSQRVDYTVLGATVNLAARMEGICPPSECVISADTYNRLTRRAGFYLLGDRNFKGIDRPVPIYQTRRRKTTMQSEDP, from the coding sequence ATGGCGGAACTGAAGCTCCGTATTCATATAGACGGCAATCCAGAGCGAGTCTTGAGCCTGAGCCATGGAGAATTAATCGTCGGCCGATTGCCAGAATGCGACCTCTGTTTACCCTTTTCAGAAGTCTCTCGCCACCATAGCCGCATTTATCAAAATCGTGACGGGCAGTGGTTTGTTGAAGATCTCGGCAGTACCAACGGCACCGTGGTGAATCAAGTGCTCCTCCAAGGCCCCCACTGCATTGAACATAATGATGCGATCCAGATCGGCAATGCATTCATCATGGTCTACCTCGTGGAAACCCACGCCGCCCGACGCACCCAAGTCTCGTCCCGCACCCAACACACCATCCTGCGCAGCGCGGAAGAACTCCAACAGCAATGGCTCAATGTCGATTATGCCGACGAAACCTTTAGTACCCAGCAGCGGATGATCGCCCGTCTGCAATATCTTGTGGAAATTTCTAAGGGTTTGAGTTCAGCAGAATCCATTGATGCCATCTTTGAGAAAGTGCAGAGCATTATTTTTAAAGAACTGAACGATATTCAACGCCTCGCCCTCCTCGTGGATGTGGAGGGTGACGGCACGCTGCGCCTCGTGGATGCCGCCGCCCGCCATCAAAGCAACGCCACCGAAACCCATAGCCATAGCTGGATCAGCCGCAGTATTTGCAAGAAAGTGTTTAGCGATAAGGTGGCGATTAAAACCGTCGATGCCCAAGCCGATGAACGATTTGAAGGGGAACAGAGTATTCTGGCTAAGGGCATTCGGGGGGCTTTGGCCGTTCCCCTTTGGGATAAAAACCAAGTGGTGGGGGTCTTGTATGCCGATGCGAATTTACGGCTGATGGAGTCGGGCGATGCAGCCAACGATGAAGAAGACCTCAGTTTTTTCTCGACGGTGGCGAATTTGGTGGCCTACAGTGTGCAGCGGTGGTTGTTGCGCCGTCGTTTGCAGGGGGAAGAACGGATTCGCCAACAATTGGAGCGTTACCATTCTCCGGCGGTGGTGCAGCAGTTGATTGCTCGCGGCAAGATCGATCAGGGGCGTGTTGATCCGATTGAGACGGAAATTAGTATTATTTTCGCGGATATTGTCGGGTTTACGGCGATGGCGGAACGGATGACCCCGTCCCAAATTGCCCAGATGCTGGATCGCTTTTTTGAGGAAATGTTGCAGTTTGTCTTTGCCATGGGCGGGACGTTGGATAAGTTTATTGGCGACTGTATTATGGCGTTTTTTGGTGCGCCTGACCCCCAAGAGGATCATGCGGATCGGGCGGTGCGGGCGGCGTTGGGGATGCTGAAGCGTTTGGATCAACTTAATGCGTCGGGGGCCTGGGCGGAGCCGTTGGAGTTGCATGTGGCGATTAATAGTGGTCGGGCGGTGGTGGGCGATGTGGGCAGTTCTCAACGGGTGGACTATACGGTGTTGGGGGCGACGGTGAATTTGGCGGCACGGATGGAGGGGATTTGTCCGCCGAGTGAATGTGTGATTTCCGCTGATACCTATAACCGCTTGACGAGGCGGGCGGGGTTTTATCTGTTGGGCGATCGCAACTTTAAAGGCATCGATCGCCCCGTCCCCATTTACCAAACCCGCCGCCGTAAAACTACGATGCAGAGCGAAGATCCCTAG
- a CDS encoding 1-acylglycerol-3-phosphate O-acyltransferase — MQRDREPLISLALFSGTKWSIIAPVYNTYFQGRIYNVERVPRSGPLVVVSNHASYFDPPLLSTSLERPVAFMAKEELFNVPILGPMIRLYGAYPVNRQAADRSAIKAAIQASRDGWAVGIFLQGTRTPDGRVTDPKLGAALLAAKLNAPLLPTSLWGTEKILVKGSPLPRPTPLTIRVGELLPPPASSKRADLEATTALCTEKINALHALGR; from the coding sequence ATTCAGCGCGATCGCGAACCCCTCATTAGCCTGGCCCTCTTCTCCGGCACGAAATGGTCAATCATCGCCCCAGTCTACAACACCTATTTTCAAGGTCGGATCTACAATGTGGAGCGCGTGCCCCGCTCTGGCCCCCTCGTGGTCGTCTCAAACCATGCCAGTTATTTTGACCCGCCCCTCCTCTCCACCTCCCTAGAACGCCCCGTCGCCTTCATGGCCAAGGAAGAACTGTTTAACGTTCCCATTCTCGGCCCGATGATTCGCCTCTACGGTGCTTATCCTGTCAATCGCCAAGCCGCCGATCGCAGCGCCATCAAAGCCGCGATCCAAGCCAGTCGCGACGGTTGGGCCGTTGGGATCTTTCTCCAAGGTACGCGCACCCCCGATGGTCGCGTCACCGATCCGAAACTGGGGGCGGCACTGCTCGCCGCCAAACTCAACGCCCCCCTTTTGCCCACCAGTTTGTGGGGAACCGAGAAAATTCTCGTTAAAGGGTCGCCCCTACCCCGCCCCACCCCCCTCACCATCCGCGTGGGTGAACTATTGCCCCCCCCCGCCTCCAGCAAGCGGGCCGATCTAGAGGCGACCACCGCCCTCTGTACGGAAAAAATCAATGCTCTCCACGCCTTGGGGCGTTAA